Proteins from a genomic interval of Indicator indicator isolate 239-I01 chromosome 1, UM_Iind_1.1, whole genome shotgun sequence:
- the LOC128973578 gene encoding C-type lectin domain family 4 member E-like, with protein sequence MNCRGTVSLGTASPTEERSCSWLNPWFFLVFVLAIKTAFVTICLVIFLHGNYGQCQILLQNAPEWCCISSVPAGKRENQMCCPNGWRHFQEKCYYLSTDKMSWVESEQNCTGMGSHLVVINNKAEQEFLFSLAKGVFTKDYETKYYIGLSAYENGQWQWVDQTPYKKADTFWKPGEPNLLFAEKCAAIHVKGNTDSSTYYNWNNILCFTSCYRICELAAKFI encoded by the exons ATGAATTGCCGAGGGACAGTCAGTCTTGGAACTGCAA GCCCAACAgaagagaggagctgctcctggctgaaCCCCTGGTTCTTCCTTGTTTTTGTCCTTGCCATCAAAACTGCCTTTGTAACCATCTGCCTTG tTATTTTCCTTCATGGAAACTATGGCCAATGCCAGATTCTGCTCCAGAATGCTCCAGAATGGTGCTGCATTTCCAGTGTACCTGCAGGAAAAA ggGAGAACCAGATGTGCTGCCCAAATGGCTGGAGACACTTTCAAGAAAAGTGCTATTATCTGTCCACTGATAAGATGTCCTGGGTTGAGAGTGAGCAGAACTGCACTGGGATGGGTTCCCACCTGGTGGTGATCAacaacaaagcagagcag GAGTTCCTCTTCAGTTTGGCAAAAGGAGTATTTACTAAGGACTATGAAACAAAATACTACATAGGCTTATCTGCTTATGAAAATGGGCAATGGCAGTGGGTGGACCAGACTCCATATAAGAAGGCAGACAC GTTCTGGAAGCCCGGGGAACCCAATCTACTCTTTGCAGAAAAATGTGCTGCAATTCACGTCAAGGGAAATACAGACTCCAGCACTTACTATAATTGGAATAACATCCTTTGCTTCACAAGTTGTTATCGGATTTGTGAACTGGCAGCCAAATTTATCTAA